A stretch of Faecalibacterium duncaniae DNA encodes these proteins:
- a CDS encoding M23 family metallopeptidase: MQAKHGRAGKHKRYQRAAVLALTVLLIILLAGRVLPVCAGKNVPAGASLKQAKPGQILCFPLETAAWRVSDPYGWRKDPFTGEKAFHRGVDLACGEGTPVLAALDGVVTAARRGAAYGNYVRLTHGDGQETLYAHMQYLYVRAGEVVAAGQRLGTAGQTGRATGAHLHFEFLTGGIRYDPSAALSLP; encoded by the coding sequence ATGCAGGCAAAACATGGACGAGCAGGGAAACACAAGCGATATCAACGGGCGGCGGTGCTGGCTCTGACGGTGCTGCTGATCATTCTGCTGGCGGGCAGAGTGCTCCCGGTCTGTGCGGGCAAAAATGTCCCGGCGGGAGCCAGCCTGAAACAGGCAAAGCCGGGGCAGATCCTCTGCTTCCCGCTGGAAACGGCGGCGTGGCGTGTCTCTGACCCTTATGGCTGGCGGAAGGATCCCTTTACCGGGGAAAAAGCCTTCCACCGGGGCGTGGACCTTGCCTGCGGGGAGGGCACACCAGTCCTTGCGGCACTGGACGGCGTGGTGACCGCCGCCCGGCGTGGAGCCGCTTACGGCAACTATGTCCGGCTGACCCATGGAGACGGGCAGGAAACGCTCTATGCCCACATGCAGTATCTCTATGTCCGGGCCGGGGAGGTGGTTGCAGCAGGCCAGCGGCTGGGCACTGCCGGACAGACGGGCCGTGCCACCGGGGCACACCTGCACTTTGAATTTCTGACAGGCGGCATCCGGTATGATCCTTCTGCCGCACTGAGCCTGCCATGA
- a CDS encoding TIGR03960 family B12-binding radical SAM protein, with protein sequence MFDPKLKEALGRVQKPGRYTGGEPGSVYKDKEKVDVRFAFCFPDTYEVGMSFLGEKILYELLNSHENWWCERAFMPWLDMKAEMERLDLPLYTMESKDPLTDFDAVGFTLQYELSYTNILAMLDLAHIPFYAKDRDEHWPLIVAGGPCACNSEPIADFFDVIQLGEGENQLPSICAEIERAKKEGGVSKKELLRRIAKIPGVYIPAFYDVTYFEDGRVKAITPNEPGIPAVITKAIIKDLNEFAPPTNFVVPMVGAIQDRASIEVLRGCVRGCRFCQAGFLYRPMRQRDASLLNKAAQDLCANTGYEELSLSSLSTSDHGQLEELLDDLNEWAPKEHVSLSLPSLRMDNFSQSLIEKTTKVRKSGLTFAAEAGTQRLRDVINKNVTWDEIEKTCSLAFANGYSSVKLYFMMGLPTETMEDIEGIAETAQKVVDLYYSNPRHAKGRGVQVTISCACFVPKPHTPFQFVPMDTEESLQAKQKHLLESVHSRKIKVNYHDSTTSFLEGVFAKGDRRLAPVILEAYKRGCYFDGWEECFKYDTWMQVFEDLGIDPKFYCQRPIGLDEVTPWSHMDYGVTHEYLVREYNKALAAQTTQPCNRACHGCGANHLLGGPCFDYSQNLV encoded by the coding sequence ATGTTTGATCCCAAGCTGAAAGAAGCGCTGGGCCGGGTGCAGAAGCCGGGCCGTTACACCGGCGGCGAACCGGGCAGCGTGTATAAAGACAAAGAAAAGGTGGATGTCCGGTTTGCATTCTGCTTCCCGGATACCTACGAGGTGGGCATGTCCTTCCTCGGTGAGAAGATCCTGTATGAGCTGCTCAACAGCCATGAGAACTGGTGGTGTGAGCGGGCCTTTATGCCCTGGCTGGATATGAAGGCTGAGATGGAGCGGCTGGACCTGCCCCTGTACACTATGGAGAGCAAGGACCCCCTGACCGATTTTGATGCGGTGGGCTTTACCCTACAGTACGAGCTTTCCTACACCAACATTCTGGCCATGCTCGATCTGGCTCACATTCCGTTCTACGCAAAGGACCGCGACGAGCACTGGCCCCTGATCGTGGCGGGCGGTCCCTGCGCCTGCAACTCGGAGCCCATTGCGGATTTCTTTGATGTCATCCAGCTGGGTGAGGGTGAGAACCAGCTGCCTTCCATCTGCGCCGAGATCGAGCGCGCCAAGAAAGAGGGCGGTGTCTCCAAAAAGGAGCTGCTGCGCCGCATTGCAAAGATCCCCGGGGTCTATATCCCCGCCTTCTACGATGTGACCTACTTTGAGGACGGCCGGGTCAAAGCCATTACCCCCAACGAGCCGGGCATCCCGGCGGTCATCACCAAGGCCATCATCAAGGATCTGAACGAGTTTGCTCCGCCAACGAACTTTGTTGTGCCCATGGTGGGTGCCATCCAGGATCGCGCCAGCATTGAAGTGCTGCGCGGCTGTGTGCGCGGCTGCCGGTTCTGTCAGGCGGGCTTCCTGTACCGCCCCATGCGCCAGCGGGATGCCAGCCTGCTGAATAAGGCGGCACAGGATCTGTGCGCCAACACCGGCTATGAGGAGCTGAGCCTGTCCAGCCTGTCCACCTCCGACCACGGCCAGCTGGAAGAACTGCTGGATGATCTGAATGAGTGGGCCCCCAAGGAGCACGTCAGCCTCTCGCTGCCCTCCCTGCGGATGGACAACTTCTCCCAGAGCCTGATCGAAAAGACCACCAAGGTGCGCAAGAGCGGCCTGACCTTTGCGGCCGAGGCCGGTACTCAGCGCCTGCGGGATGTCATCAACAAGAATGTTACCTGGGACGAGATCGAAAAGACCTGTTCACTGGCCTTTGCCAACGGCTATTCCTCGGTCAAGCTCTACTTTATGATGGGCCTGCCCACTGAGACAATGGAGGACATCGAGGGCATTGCCGAGACCGCCCAGAAGGTGGTAGATCTCTATTACTCCAACCCCAGGCACGCCAAGGGCAGGGGCGTGCAGGTGACCATCAGCTGTGCCTGCTTTGTGCCCAAGCCCCATACGCCTTTCCAGTTCGTGCCCATGGACACGGAGGAAAGCCTGCAGGCCAAGCAGAAGCACCTGCTGGAAAGCGTCCACAGCCGCAAGATCAAGGTGAACTATCACGACAGCACCACCAGTTTTCTGGAGGGCGTATTCGCCAAGGGCGACCGCCGTCTGGCTCCTGTTATTCTGGAAGCCTACAAACGAGGCTGTTACTTTGACGGCTGGGAAGAGTGCTTCAAGTATGATACCTGGATGCAGGTGTTTGAGGATCTGGGCATTGATCCCAAGTTCTACTGCCAGCGCCCCATTGGGCTGGACGAGGTGACCCCGTGGAGCCATATGGACTACGGTGTGACCCACGAATATCTGGTGCGGGAGTACAACAAGGCCCTTGCCGCCCAGACCACCCAGCCCTGCAACCGCGCCTGCCATGGCTGCGGTGCCAATCATCTGTTAGGAGGTCCCTGCTTTGATTACAGTCAGAATCTCGTTTGA